The proteins below come from a single Falco rusticolus isolate bFalRus1 chromosome 8, bFalRus1.pri, whole genome shotgun sequence genomic window:
- the NR4A2 gene encoding nuclear receptor subfamily 4 group A member 2, with product MPCVQAQYGSSPQGASPASQSYSYHSSGEYSSDFLTPEFVKFSMDLTNTEITATTSLPSFSTFMDNYNTSYDVKPPCLYQMPLSGQQSSIKVEDIQMHGYQQHSHLPPQSEEMMSHSGSVYYKPSSPPTPSTPGFQVQHGPMWDDPSSLHNFHPNYVATTHMIEQRKTPVSRLSLFSFKQSPPGTPVSSCQMRFDGPLHVPMNPEPAGAHHAVDGQAFAVPNPIRKQPSMAFPGLQLGHAPQLLDSQVPSPPSRGSPSNEGLCAVCGDNAACQHYGVRTCEGCKGFFKRTVQKNAKYVCLANKNCPVDKRRRNRCQYCRFQKCLAVGMVKEVVRTDSLKGRRGRLPSKPKSPQEPSPPSPPVSLISALVRAHVDSNPAMTSLDYSRFQANPDYQMSGDDTQHIQQFYDLLTGSMEIIRGWAEKIPGFTDLPKTDQDLLFESAFLELFVLRLAYRSNPVEGKLIFCNGVVLHRLQCVRGFGEWIDSIVEFSSNLQNMNIDISAFSCIAALAMVTERHGLKEPKRVEELQNKIVNCLKDHVTFNNGGLNRPNYLSKLLGKLPELRTLCTQGLQRIFYLKLEDLVPPPAIIDKLFLDTLPF from the exons ATGCCCTGTGTTCAGGCTCAGTATGGGTCCTCGCCTCAAGGAGCCAGCCCGGCCTCCCAGAGCTACAGTTACCACTCTTCGGGAGAATACAGCTCCGATTTCTTAACTCCAGAGTTTGTCAAGTTTAGCATGGACCTCACCAACACTGAAATCACTGCCACCACTTCTCTCCCCAGCTTCAGTACCTTTATGGACAACTACAACACAAGCTACGACGTGAAGCCACCTTGCTTGTACCAAATGCCCCTGTCCGGACAGCAGTCCTCCATTAAGGTGGAAGACATTCAGATGCACGGctaccagcagcacagccacctcccCCCCCAGTCCGAGGAGATGATGTCCCACTCAGGCTCCGTGTACTACAAGCCCTCATCACCCCCGACCCCCTCCACGCCCGGCTTCCAGGTGCAGCACGGCCCCATGTGGGATgaccccagctccctgcacaaCTTCCACCCCAACTATGTGGCCACCACACACATGATCGAGCAGCGCAAAACGCCCGTCTCCCgcctctccctcttctccttcaAGCAGTCGCCCCCTGGCACCCCCGTCTCCAGCTGCCAGATGCGCTTCGATGGGCCCCTCCACGTCCCCATGAACCCCGAGCCGGCCGGGGCCCACCACGCTGTGGACGGGCAGGCCTTTGCCGTCCCCAACCCCATCCGCAAGCAGCCCTCCATGGCCTTCCCCGGCCTGCAGCTGGGCCAcgctccccagctgctggacaGCCAGGTGCCCTCGCCGCCCTCGCGGGGGTCCCCCTCCAACGAGGGGCTCTGCGCCGTCTGTGGGGACAACGCTGCCTGCCAGCACTACGGCGTCCGCACCTGCGAGGGCTGCAAGGGCTTCTTCAAG CGCACGGTGCAGAAGAACGCCAAGTACGTCTGCCTGGCCAACAAGAACTGCCCGGTGGACAAGCGCCGCCGCAACCGCTGCCAGTACTGCCGCTTCCAGAAGTGCCTGGCCGTCGGCATGGTCAAGGAGG TGGTGCGCACAGACAGCCTAAAAGGCCGGAGGGGTCGTTTGCCATCCAAACCGAAGAGCCCCCAGGAGccctctcccccctctcccccggTGAGTCTGATCAGTGCGCTGGTGAGAGCCCATGTCGACTCCAACCCGGCTATGACCAGCCTGGACTATTCCCGG TTCCAGGCTAACCCCGACTACCAGATGAGTGGAGATGACACCCAGCACATCCAGCAGTTCTATGATCTCTTGACCGGCTCCATGGAGATCATCCGAGGATGGGCAGAGAAAATTCCCGGCTTCACTGATCTCCCTAAAACAGACCAGGACCTGCTCTTCGAATCCGCCTTCCTGGAGCTGTTCGTGCTGCGCCTGGCATACAG GTCAAATCCAGTGGAGGGCAAGCTTATCTTCTGCAACGGGGTGGTCCTGCACCGGTTGCAGTGCGTCCGTGGCTTTGGGGAGTGGATCGATTCCATTGTTGAATTTTCCTCCAACTTGCAAAACATGAACATCGATATCTCTGCCTTCTCTTGCATCGCTGCCCTAGCTATGGTCACAG agagACATGGGCTTAAGGAACCCAAGAGGGTGGAAGAACTTCAAAACAAGATTGTAAATTGTCTCAAAGACCATGTGACTTTTAATAACGGGGGCCTGAATCGCCCCAACTATTTGTCCAAACTCTTGGGGAAGCTCCCTGAACTTCGCACGCTTTGCACGCAGGGGCTGCAACGCATTTTCTACCTGAAACTGGAAGATTTGGTGCCACCGCCAGCAATAATCGACAAACTTTTTCTGGACACTTTACCTTTTTAA